The proteins below are encoded in one region of Sphingobacterium sp. R2:
- a CDS encoding glycoside hydrolase family 43 protein, which translates to MLKRKRKIMLGMSVVILATLMAFSTKEYKREPQKDRLSGPVFSDFVYKGGDAIYKENPLKPGQFYSPILQGCYPDPSITRKGNDYYLVNSSFSMFPGVPIFHSVDLVNWKQLGHVLDRESQLKVGTSGISEGIYAPDIVYNRHNDTFYMITTQIASGIGNMVVKTKDPKAGDWSDPIKLDFDGIDPALFFDDDGKAYVVHNDAPDKGKLRYEGHRVIKLWEYDTQKDQIIKGSERILVDGGVHPADNPIWIEGPHIYKKAGKYYLMCAEGGTGSDHSEVIFSSEQIAGPYTPAPKNPILSQRHLDKTRLNPVEWAGHADLVEGPDGSWYGIFLGVRPNEVNRVNTGRETFILPVDWSGEWPIFQGGMEPLKPSVPMPAGVENKGNAPGYFPNGNFTFADPMTAAKLDHRWVALRGAREQFVQQSDKGTILKPYAVDISEQKPLSALFYRQQHKNFESTVSLNYVPSAPSDLAGITCLQSEKYHYVLGLTKQGQENYIVLARNENGSTKILAKEKINLKGAVQLKVKAVGDAYQFSYALAPGQFKHIGNAVSGDILSTDVAGGFTGALIGLYSTTANKIR; encoded by the coding sequence ATGTTAAAGCGGAAAAGGAAAATCATGCTGGGCATGTCCGTCGTTATATTGGCGACATTAATGGCATTCAGTACAAAAGAGTATAAAAGAGAACCGCAGAAAGATCGTCTTTCTGGTCCTGTATTTTCGGATTTTGTTTACAAAGGTGGAGACGCAATTTATAAGGAAAACCCGTTAAAGCCGGGGCAGTTTTATTCGCCTATTCTTCAGGGTTGTTATCCCGATCCGAGTATTACGCGTAAAGGCAATGATTACTACCTGGTCAATTCATCCTTTTCGATGTTCCCAGGTGTTCCGATCTTTCACTCGGTTGATCTGGTCAACTGGAAACAGCTGGGGCATGTCCTCGACCGTGAATCGCAGCTAAAAGTGGGTACATCAGGAATTAGCGAGGGAATATATGCCCCTGATATCGTGTACAATCGGCATAACGACACCTTCTACATGATTACGACCCAAATCGCTTCGGGCATCGGAAATATGGTCGTGAAAACCAAAGACCCCAAAGCTGGAGACTGGTCCGATCCAATCAAGCTGGATTTTGATGGCATTGATCCGGCACTATTCTTTGATGATGACGGCAAGGCCTATGTGGTGCACAACGATGCGCCTGATAAAGGTAAGCTCCGCTATGAGGGGCATCGTGTCATCAAACTCTGGGAATACGACACACAGAAGGATCAGATCATTAAAGGGAGTGAGCGTATATTGGTGGATGGCGGCGTGCATCCCGCGGACAATCCCATCTGGATCGAAGGCCCACATATTTACAAAAAAGCAGGAAAATATTACCTGATGTGTGCAGAAGGAGGGACGGGTAGCGATCACAGCGAAGTGATCTTTTCGAGCGAACAGATAGCAGGGCCTTACACTCCGGCACCCAAAAATCCGATACTCTCACAGCGACATCTCGATAAAACTAGGCTCAATCCGGTGGAATGGGCTGGACACGCTGACTTGGTTGAAGGTCCGGATGGATCGTGGTATGGTATTTTTCTTGGCGTCAGACCCAATGAAGTCAACCGGGTCAACACGGGACGTGAAACATTTATCCTCCCGGTAGATTGGTCCGGTGAATGGCCTATCTTTCAAGGCGGCATGGAGCCCCTTAAACCTAGTGTTCCAATGCCTGCCGGTGTGGAAAACAAAGGAAATGCTCCAGGTTATTTTCCCAACGGGAATTTTACGTTCGCCGACCCGATGACTGCAGCGAAGCTCGACCACCGTTGGGTTGCTCTACGTGGAGCCCGCGAACAATTTGTACAGCAGTCCGATAAAGGTACCATCCTAAAGCCATATGCCGTTGATATCAGTGAACAAAAGCCATTATCCGCCCTCTTTTACAGACAACAACATAAGAACTTTGAGAGCACAGTATCGCTAAACTATGTGCCGTCTGCGCCCTCGGATCTCGCAGGCATCACCTGTCTGCAGAGCGAAAAATACCATTATGTGCTAGGACTGACAAAACAAGGCCAGGAAAACTATATCGTGCTGGCTAGAAATGAGAACGGTAGCACCAAAATCCTCGCGAAGGAGAAGATCAATCTGAAAGGGGCTGTGCAATTAAAGGTCAAGGCGGTTGGCGATGCCTATCAATTTTCCTATGCCCTAGCACCCGGCCAGTTTAAGCATATCGGCAATGCGGTATCGGGCGACATCCTGTCGACAGACGTTGCTGGCGGTTTTACAGGTGCGCTGATTGGTCTGTACAGTACCACAGCCAATAAAATCAGGTAG
- a CDS encoding alpha-glucuronidase has product MAGQAEDGSRLWLRYSKVEDKEAALRKIHCSLRDPVANTAVHELQQYWRKGDVTLVLDKKWPKYQPDGYRIRSEAGKTIIRAGNSTGLLYGAYHLLRLQQIGNELTQLDIVETPSYRLRMLNHWDNLDGTVERGYAGYSLWKWDELPAIKSPRYVEYARANASIGINAVVLNNVNASPLILREDYIEKVKVLADSFRPYGIRVFLSINFSSPAILGNLQDSDPLDPNVARWWKDKADAIYKIIPDFGGFLVKANSEGQPGPQDYGRTHADGANMLAAALRPHQGLVLWRAFVYNPSAEDRAKQAYQEFVPLDGKFDDNVILQIKNGPIDFQPREPFNPLFGAMPNTSQMVEFQITQEYLGFSNHLVYLAPLFKETLDAETYTRKEASTVAGLTQKGPNPQLSAIAGVANIGEDSNWCGHHFAQANWYAFGRLAWNSGLSSDSVAREWLASTFSPDSTLVAPLLKVMLESREAAVNYMMPLGLHHIFAFEHHYGPEPWGDIPGGRPDWMPWYYHNADSLGIGFDRTASGSNAVTQYHSPLKEQFAELGSCPDKYLLWFHHVPWSYSMKNGRSLWDNLCYAYQAGVDQVRYVQRIWDGLEQKVDAERFEDVQAKLKIQAKDAVWWRDACLLYFQTYSKMPIPPTLEQPVHRLDELKKIKLNLKHHN; this is encoded by the coding sequence ATGGCAGGTCAGGCAGAAGACGGTAGCCGACTTTGGTTGCGCTACAGCAAGGTCGAAGATAAGGAAGCTGCACTGCGCAAAATTCACTGCTCACTCCGTGATCCTGTGGCCAATACTGCGGTCCACGAGTTACAGCAGTACTGGCGCAAAGGTGATGTAACGCTGGTGCTGGATAAAAAATGGCCAAAATACCAGCCTGACGGATATCGTATCCGGTCGGAAGCGGGTAAGACGATTATTCGTGCAGGCAACAGTACCGGCCTGCTTTACGGAGCTTATCACTTGCTGCGGTTACAGCAGATCGGGAATGAGCTTACGCAGCTAGATATCGTTGAAACGCCGAGTTACCGTTTACGCATGCTCAACCATTGGGACAATCTGGACGGTACAGTTGAGCGGGGCTATGCTGGCTACTCGCTTTGGAAGTGGGACGAATTACCTGCAATAAAGTCGCCTCGCTACGTTGAATATGCCCGTGCAAATGCGTCCATTGGTATCAATGCGGTTGTGCTCAATAACGTAAATGCGTCACCACTGATCCTGCGCGAAGACTATATAGAGAAGGTAAAGGTGTTAGCGGATAGCTTCCGTCCTTACGGTATCCGCGTGTTTCTATCCATTAATTTTTCGTCACCGGCGATTCTGGGCAATCTTCAGGATTCGGATCCGCTAGATCCCAATGTGGCACGTTGGTGGAAGGACAAGGCAGATGCAATTTATAAGATCATACCTGATTTTGGTGGCTTTTTAGTGAAGGCCAATTCAGAGGGGCAACCTGGACCACAAGATTATGGACGGACGCATGCCGACGGCGCTAATATGCTGGCCGCTGCGCTGAGACCCCACCAGGGGTTGGTCCTGTGGCGTGCTTTTGTGTATAATCCCTCGGCCGAAGATCGCGCCAAACAGGCTTATCAGGAGTTTGTGCCGCTAGACGGCAAGTTTGACGACAATGTGATCCTACAAATCAAAAATGGGCCAATCGATTTCCAGCCGCGTGAACCGTTTAATCCATTGTTTGGAGCGATGCCAAACACGAGCCAGATGGTCGAATTTCAGATCACTCAGGAGTACCTCGGGTTTTCTAATCATCTGGTATACCTCGCTCCGCTGTTTAAGGAGACGCTCGATGCCGAAACCTATACACGAAAGGAAGCGAGTACGGTGGCCGGGCTAACGCAAAAAGGGCCGAATCCACAGCTATCGGCGATTGCAGGTGTTGCCAACATCGGCGAGGACAGCAATTGGTGTGGTCACCACTTTGCCCAAGCCAACTGGTACGCCTTCGGAAGGTTAGCTTGGAACAGCGGCTTATCCAGCGACAGCGTGGCGCGGGAGTGGCTCGCTTCAACCTTTTCGCCAGATTCGACCCTCGTTGCTCCGCTGTTGAAGGTGATGCTGGAATCGCGTGAGGCGGCAGTCAACTACATGATGCCGCTGGGTCTGCACCATATATTCGCTTTCGAACACCACTATGGTCCCGAACCCTGGGGCGATATTCCCGGTGGAAGACCCGATTGGATGCCTTGGTATTACCATAATGCAGATTCGCTCGGGATCGGATTTGACCGGACTGCTTCGGGCAGCAATGCCGTTACACAGTACCATAGCCCCCTCAAGGAGCAGTTTGCAGAGCTGGGCAGCTGCCCTGATAAATATTTGCTCTGGTTTCACCATGTACCCTGGAGCTACAGCATGAAAAATGGTCGCTCCTTATGGGACAACCTGTGCTATGCCTATCAGGCAGGTGTGGATCAGGTACGGTATGTTCAGCGTATATGGGATGGTCTTGAACAAAAGGTGGATGCGGAACGCTTTGAGGACGTGCAGGCAAAATTAAAAATTCAGGCAAAGGATGCCGTATGGTGGCGCGATGCCTGCCTGTTGTATTTTCAGACTTACTCCAAAATGCCCATTCCACCTACCCTGGAGCAACCGGTGCATAGGCTGGACGAATTGAAAAAAATTAAACTAAATCTTAAACACCATAATTAG
- a CDS encoding glycosyl hydrolase 115 family protein, which produces MEIIMFTHHRFWRAFLVVVLIYCCGSNAHAVLPSYRDTAARNFIVHEAGPGFLALVNNGVPLSMLVDPQDHKGVLRAYENLKKDFIQVTGHGPDQQNNGRSKIIIGTYGNSSLIDSLVHKGLLDSSTLAGKREKFVMTVVNEPLWGIDSALVIAGSDKRGTIYGIYELSAQIGVSPWYYWADVPIRKATALYAKPGLYTQGEPKVSYRGIFLNDEAPALSGWSKATFGGFNADFYEKVFELLLRLKANYLWPAMWGSAFYDDDPKNGPLADEMGIIMGTSHHEPMARAQAEWKRYGNGGAWDYAKNKAGLQKFWRSGIERARDWESILTIAMRGDGDEPMSEKQNVSLLEQIVRDQRRLIAEATGRTAAETPQLWALYKEVQDYYDKGMRVPDDVTLLLCDDNWGNVRKLPEPNASPRKGGYGMYYHFDYVGAPRNAKWINVSQIQRIWEQMNLTYRHGVDRIWIANVGDLKPMEFPISFFLDMAWDPDRFNASNLMDYTREWCRQQFGEAYATEAASMINRYTKYNHRVTPELLNERTFSLTHYKEFDSVVNDYNRLAMEASRLHYLLPDSLKDAFDQLVAFPINACANLYEMYHAKAMNDYYYGRNDRRANDWADKVKACFLRDSLFTHHYNHSIAKGKWIHMMDQVRIGYSSWNEPPKAIMPVVHYLPDTAVQGSPKVFLETGGYIAMEAASYAAASSAPGVQWVEIPDLGKTVSAMTTQPVTASLGNNTALEYKIRVKEKREAKIIVLLSPTLNFNGNRGLRYAISIDGGPEKLVNFNGHYKGELGQWQARRIIESVSVHSLLPGQHTLRIRFLDQGIVLQRILIDFGGLKPSYLGPRQSATAQSIDTYSK; this is translated from the coding sequence ATGGAAATCATCATGTTTACTCACCATCGCTTTTGGCGAGCATTTTTGGTCGTTGTGCTGATCTACTGCTGTGGCAGCAATGCCCATGCTGTGTTGCCGAGTTACAGAGATACGGCGGCCCGCAATTTTATAGTTCACGAAGCAGGTCCCGGTTTCCTGGCCTTAGTCAATAATGGGGTGCCTTTGTCTATGCTTGTCGACCCGCAAGATCACAAGGGCGTATTGCGGGCTTACGAAAATCTAAAAAAGGATTTTATACAGGTTACGGGTCATGGTCCCGACCAGCAAAACAACGGGCGCTCTAAGATCATTATCGGTACCTATGGCAACTCGAGCCTGATTGACAGTCTCGTACATAAAGGTCTTTTGGACAGCAGTACGCTTGCCGGAAAGCGGGAAAAGTTTGTGATGACGGTGGTCAATGAGCCGTTGTGGGGAATTGATTCAGCGCTGGTTATCGCCGGCAGCGACAAACGGGGTACGATCTACGGCATTTATGAGCTGTCTGCACAGATTGGTGTTTCGCCCTGGTATTACTGGGCAGATGTGCCAATCCGCAAAGCAACCGCATTGTACGCCAAGCCAGGTCTCTACACACAGGGGGAACCAAAGGTCAGCTATCGAGGTATTTTTCTGAATGATGAAGCACCAGCATTAAGTGGTTGGTCCAAGGCGACGTTCGGTGGATTTAATGCAGATTTTTATGAAAAGGTATTCGAACTGCTATTACGCCTGAAAGCCAATTACCTCTGGCCTGCAATGTGGGGAAGTGCTTTTTATGATGATGATCCAAAAAATGGACCACTGGCGGATGAAATGGGTATTATCATGGGGACCTCGCACCATGAGCCGATGGCTAGGGCGCAGGCGGAATGGAAACGCTACGGCAATGGCGGAGCCTGGGATTATGCTAAAAATAAAGCCGGGTTGCAGAAGTTTTGGCGTAGCGGTATAGAACGTGCACGAGACTGGGAGTCTATCCTGACCATTGCCATGCGCGGTGATGGGGATGAACCCATGAGCGAAAAGCAAAATGTCAGTCTGCTGGAGCAGATCGTCCGCGATCAGCGACGCTTGATTGCGGAAGCCACAGGACGGACGGCAGCCGAGACACCACAGCTATGGGCTTTATACAAAGAAGTACAGGATTATTATGATAAAGGCATGCGGGTGCCGGACGATGTAACACTACTGCTTTGTGATGACAATTGGGGCAATGTACGCAAGCTGCCGGAACCGAATGCCTCGCCACGAAAGGGCGGTTATGGCATGTATTACCATTTTGACTATGTGGGTGCCCCACGCAATGCGAAATGGATCAATGTGTCCCAGATACAGCGGATATGGGAGCAGATGAACCTCACCTATAGACATGGCGTAGATAGAATATGGATCGCTAATGTCGGCGACCTCAAGCCCATGGAATTCCCCATTTCATTTTTTCTCGATATGGCCTGGGATCCAGACCGGTTTAACGCCAGCAACCTGATGGATTACACCCGCGAATGGTGTCGGCAGCAGTTTGGCGAAGCGTATGCCACAGAAGCGGCCAGCATGATCAACCGCTATACCAAATATAACCATCGGGTTACCCCCGAACTGCTGAACGAGCGTACCTTTAGTCTCACGCATTATAAAGAATTTGACAGTGTTGTCAACGATTACAACAGGTTGGCCATGGAGGCCTCGCGACTCCATTATTTGCTGCCAGATTCCCTAAAGGATGCCTTCGATCAGCTGGTGGCTTTTCCAATCAACGCCTGCGCGAACTTGTATGAAATGTACCATGCTAAAGCGATGAACGACTACTATTACGGAAGGAACGATCGCAGGGCAAATGACTGGGCCGATAAGGTAAAGGCTTGCTTTCTGCGCGATTCACTTTTTACCCACCATTACAACCATTCCATTGCCAAAGGGAAATGGATTCACATGATGGATCAGGTGCGCATCGGCTACAGCAGCTGGAATGAACCGCCTAAGGCTATCATGCCTGTGGTTCACTACCTGCCGGATACTGCCGTTCAGGGTTCGCCAAAGGTATTTCTGGAGACCGGCGGCTATATCGCCATGGAGGCCGCTAGCTATGCTGCAGCAAGCAGCGCACCGGGGGTACAATGGGTTGAGATTCCAGACTTGGGAAAGACCGTGTCGGCCATGACAACACAACCCGTTACAGCTAGCCTCGGAAATAACACCGCCCTAGAATACAAGATCCGCGTGAAAGAGAAGCGAGAAGCAAAGATCATAGTACTGTTGTCGCCCACGCTCAACTTCAATGGAAACCGTGGGCTGCGCTATGCGATATCCATTGACGGCGGTCCCGAAAAGCTGGTCAATTTTAATGGACATTATAAGGGCGAACTGGGACAATGGCAGGCACGCCGTATTATCGAAAGTGTGTCAGTACACAGCTTGCTGCCAGGACAACATACCCTTCGAATCCGATTCTTGGATCAGGGAATCGTGTTGCAGCGCATACTCATCGATTTTGGGGGGCTGAAACCCTCTTATCTCGGTCCGCGGCAGAGCGCAACAGCACAGTCGATAGACACGTACAGTAAATAA